The DNA region TTCTTCAGGTGCTGAAACTCCGCCTGATTGCTGGTCGGATCCAGCTCGATCAGAATCTCGCCTGCCTTGACCCTTTGACCGTCGCGGACGTGAATGGCCCGCACCACTCCGATCTCCAGCGGCTGAACCAGCTTGACACGGTCGCCCGGTACGATCTTTCCAGGTGCTGAGGCAACGATGTCGATCTTGCCGAGAGCTGCCCACGCCACGGCACAGCAGAACAGGGCAGCAAGCAGGACGGCGGTCAACCTGGCGGTGGGAGATGGCGGCGTCTCGACAATTTCGAGGGCGGCCGGCAGGAAGGCCAGCTCGTCCCGGGTTTTGCCCCCGACCGCGACCAGTTCACGAGCCGACTTCATGGATCCCCGCCTGTATCCGGTACAGCGACGCGTATCTTCCGCCTGTGCTCAGCAACTCCTCATGGGATCCCTGTTCGACGAGCCGGCCGCGATCAATGGTGATGATCCGATCGGTGCGCCTGACAGCGGACAGACGATGTGCAATGACAAAAACCGTTCGTCCCTTCACGATCCGGTTCATGTTGTCCTGAATGACCCTTTCGCTTTCGTAGTCCAGCGAACTGGTCGCTTCGTCGAAGATCAGGATGCGGGGATCGGTGATAAGGGCCCGCGCGATCGCGATGCGTTGCCGCTGCCCCCCCGACAGGCTGGAGCCGCGCTCGCCGACGACGGTGTCGTAGCCTTCCGGCAGTTCCAGAATGAATTCGTGAGCTCCCGCGAGCTGAGCTGCGGCGACCACTTTCTCCATCGGAGCGGCCGGGTCGGCGAGCGCGATGTTTTCCCGTACGCTGCGATTGAACAACACGTTTTCCTGCAGGACGACGCCGACCTGGCGACGCAACCAGGCCGGATCGACCATCGCAAGGTCAATCCCGTCGACAAGGACCCTGCCCTTCTCCGGAACGTAAAGGCGCTGAACGAGCTTCGTGAAGGTGCTCTTGCCCGAACCGGACGGACCGACGATGCCGACGACCTGGCCGGCCGGAATGCTGATGTTGATGTCGTGCAGCACCTCGGGTCCATCCACCCGATAGCGGAAGGACACGTGCTCAAGGGTGACCTGACCCTTGATGGGCGGCGGCACGGCGCGACCGGGGCTGAACGTCTGCTCCGCCGGCGTATTCAGGATGTCGCCGAGCCGCGCGACGGAGAGCCTGGCCTGATGGAAGTCCTGCCAGAGCTGCGCCAGCCTCAGAACCGGTGCGCTCACGCGTGACGAGAACATGTTGAAGGCGATCAGCTCGCCCACCGTGAGGCTTCCGTCGATCACCAGCTTGGCGCCGGCGTAAAGGATCACCGCGGTGACGAGCTTGCTCACGAACTGAACCGATTGGCTCGCGACATTCGCCAGGCTGAGCACGCGGAAGCTGGCCGCCACGTATCCGGCAAGCTGCTCCTCCCAGCGGCGCTGCATCTGCGGTTCGAGCGCCATGGCCTTAATGGTCTCGACACCGGTCACGCTCTCGACGAGAAAGGCCTGGTTTTCGGCCCCGCGCTCGAATTTGGTATCCAGCCGCTGACGGAACATCGGCGTCGCGCCGGCCGAGATGCCGACATAGAGCGGGAAGGATCCAAGCACGATCCAGGTCAGGATCGGCGAGTAGATAAACATCACCGCGATGAAAACGACGGTGAAGAACAGGTCTATCACGACCGTCAGCGCGGAGCCGGTCAGGAAGTTGCGAATGTTCTCCAGCTCGCGGACCCGCGCAACCGAGTCGCCAACCCGGCGAGCCTGAAAATAGGCAATGGGCAGCCCGATGAGGTGCCGAAACAAGCGGGCTCCCAGTTCGACATCGATCCGGTTGGTCACGTGGGAGAACAGGTAGGTCCTCAGTATCGCGAGGGCTGTCTCAAAAGCCGCGATGCCGATCAACCCCACGACGAGCACGTCGAGTGTGCTGAGTGTGTGATTAACCAGGACCTTGTCGATCACCACCTGAAAGAACAGCGGCGACACCAGAGCAAACAGCTGCAAGAAGAACGAGGCGATCAACACCTCCACGAAATGGTAGCGATATTTGTGGATTGCCCCCAGAAACCACGACAGGTCAAAGCGGCGTGCAAGATTGACCAGTCCCGCCCGCCGGCTCACCAGGATCAGCTTGCCGGTCCACACCGCTTCCAGTTCGGCCCTGGTGATCAACTCCGGGCGCTCTGACAGAGGGGATTGAACGAGGATCTTGTCTGCGCCCACCTTGGCGAGGATCAGATGGCCGCCGTCGCGCAACAGCGCGATGGCAGGAAGCGGGACCTTCTCGAGCCTTAACCAGTTGGTGGTCAGCTCGCGGGCCTTGACGCCGGTCGAGCGCGCGTACCGCAGCATCTCCGGCGTTCCGAATGGGCCATTGCCGACTTGGTGACGAATCTGGTCGACATCGGCCGGGATGCCGTGAAAACGCAGCAGCATCGCGAGCCCAACGATCCCGCTGTCTGCTGTCGTACCGCTCCGCGTTTCAATCATCTCGCGATTTAATCTGCTCAGTAGC from Bradyrhizobium sp. B124 includes:
- a CDS encoding type I secretion system permease/ATPase, whose amino-acid sequence is MIETRSGTTADSGIVGLAMLLRFHGIPADVDQIRHQVGNGPFGTPEMLRYARSTGVKARELTTNWLRLEKVPLPAIALLRDGGHLILAKVGADKILVQSPLSERPELITRAELEAVWTGKLILVSRRAGLVNLARRFDLSWFLGAIHKYRYHFVEVLIASFFLQLFALVSPLFFQVVIDKVLVNHTLSTLDVLVVGLIGIAAFETALAILRTYLFSHVTNRIDVELGARLFRHLIGLPIAYFQARRVGDSVARVRELENIRNFLTGSALTVVIDLFFTVVFIAVMFIYSPILTWIVLGSFPLYVGISAGATPMFRQRLDTKFERGAENQAFLVESVTGVETIKAMALEPQMQRRWEEQLAGYVAASFRVLSLANVASQSVQFVSKLVTAVILYAGAKLVIDGSLTVGELIAFNMFSSRVSAPVLRLAQLWQDFHQARLSVARLGDILNTPAEQTFSPGRAVPPPIKGQVTLEHVSFRYRVDGPEVLHDINISIPAGQVVGIVGPSGSGKSTFTKLVQRLYVPEKGRVLVDGIDLAMVDPAWLRRQVGVVLQENVLFNRSVRENIALADPAAPMEKVVAAAQLAGAHEFILELPEGYDTVVGERGSSLSGGQRQRIAIARALITDPRILIFDEATSSLDYESERVIQDNMNRIVKGRTVFVIAHRLSAVRRTDRIITIDRGRLVEQGSHEELLSTGGRYASLYRIQAGIHEVGS